The following coding sequences are from one Rutidosis leptorrhynchoides isolate AG116_Rl617_1_P2 chromosome 11, CSIRO_AGI_Rlap_v1, whole genome shotgun sequence window:
- the LOC139876764 gene encoding zinc finger CCCH domain-containing protein 14-like gives MEFGGRKRGRQDGGFNGAPKRPRDEMDSFTPGVGSKSKPCTKFFSTSGCPFGEGCHFLHYVPGGYNAVQQLPNMGGPGPRPGPTGRQPPMKQPFIDGPLKSKLCSKVNTPEGCKFGDSCRFAHNEMELSTRPNFQAFEDPRGLPGPVNYVGGYQGRMEPGVPAAAAHFGQSATAKISIDGALAGPIIGKGGVNSKHISRVTGVKFAIRDHETDPNQKNIELEGSFDQIQAASAMVHELIMNIGSGGGGRGGANGPPPRKPGGFQQGGGGGHGGANKMKTKMCENFMKGQCTFGDRCHFAHGPNELRS, from the exons ATGGAATTCGGTGGACGCAAAAGAGGTAGACAAGATGGTGGATTCAACGGAGCTCCTAAAAGACCTAGAGACG AAATGGACTCATTTACACCTGGTGTAGGAAGCAAATCAAAGCCGTGCACGAAGTTTTTCAG CACTTCTGGTTGCCCATTTGGTGAAGGATGTCACTTTCTACATTACGTCCCTGGTGGCTACAATGCTGTACAACAGTTACCAAATATGGGTGGGCCTGGGCCCAGGCCCGGGCCCACAGGAAGACAACCCCCTATGAAACAGCCCTTTATCGATGGCCCACTCAAAAGCAAGCTTTGTAGCAAAGTCAACACACCCGAAGGATGCAAATTTGGAGATAGTTGTCGTTTTGCTCATAATGAAATGGAACTTAGTACTAGACCAAACTTTCAAGCTTTTGAAGATCCACGTGGTTTACCGGGTCCCGTTAACTACGTTGGTGGCTACCAAGGTCGAATGGAACCGGGTGTACCGGCGGCTGCAGCCCACTTTGGTCAATCTGCTACGGCTAAGATTAGTATAGATGGGGCTCTGGCGGGGCCCATTATAGGTAAAGGTGGGGTGAATTCTAAGCATATATCACGAGTTACTGGGGTTAAGTTTGCTATAAGAGATCATGAAACGGACCCAAATCAAAAGAATATTGAACTTGAAGGTAGTTTTGATCAGATTCAAGCGGCTAGTGCAATGGTGCATGAACTAATCATGAACATTGGTTCTGGTGGTGGTGGTCGTGGCGGTGCAAATGGTCCACCGCCAAGAAAACCTGGCGGTTTTCAACAAGGTGGTGGTGGTGGACATGGTGGTGCGAATAAAATGAAGACAAAGATGTGTGAGAATTTTATGAAGGGACAGTGCACGTTCGGTGATAGGTGCCATTTTGCACATGGACCTAACGAGCTTCGTAGCTAG